A single Spirosoma agri DNA region contains:
- a CDS encoding DUF5712 family protein, which yields MKGNNKGSCLKLATYLEKENDKKIEVERSYFFSVDRDRCNKWEVVQQIDNNGKGQGLERKDDRFYSLVISPSQSELAHIGTDSQLLKDYTRQIMENYAANFGKGIESRDLVWYAKIEHERKHGFDSPEVKAGLVQANELKMGDQRHIHIIVSRCAARENGHVLQAERVLTNSDRTMSLSPMTNQRGMNGGAVKSGFDRDAFFRANERSFDEQFGYGRSLAEGYDYCNALKNGSHRQYEQSLSQSRGLESTQEPTLQRTIDRSAELSAGF from the coding sequence GTGAAAGGAAATAATAAAGGAAGTTGCTTAAAATTAGCTACGTATTTAGAAAAGGAGAACGATAAAAAAATAGAAGTCGAGCGCAGCTATTTTTTCTCGGTAGATCGCGACCGTTGTAATAAATGGGAAGTCGTTCAGCAAATTGATAACAATGGGAAAGGACAGGGATTAGAACGCAAAGACGACCGGTTTTATTCGCTGGTGATTAGTCCGTCTCAATCTGAATTAGCGCACATTGGGACGGACTCGCAACTCCTGAAAGACTACACGCGCCAGATCATGGAGAACTACGCGGCTAATTTTGGAAAAGGGATTGAAAGTCGGGATCTGGTCTGGTACGCGAAGATCGAACACGAACGTAAACACGGCTTTGACAGCCCTGAAGTGAAGGCTGGGCTCGTCCAGGCGAACGAGCTGAAGATGGGCGATCAGCGCCACATTCATATCATTGTTTCCCGCTGTGCGGCCCGTGAAAACGGGCACGTATTACAAGCCGAGCGAGTGCTGACGAACAGCGACCGAACGATGAGTCTATCCCCGATGACGAACCAACGGGGTATGAACGGGGGAGCCGTCAAATCGGGATTTGACCGGGACGCGTTCTTTCGGGCTAATGAGCGCAGCTTTGACGAGCAGTTTGGCTACGGGCGGAGCCTGGCTGAAGGCTACGACTATTGCAACGCTCTGAAGAATGGTAGTCACCGGCAATATGAGCAGTCGCTAAGCCAGTCAAGAGGACTAGAATCAACCCAAGAACCTACGTTACAACGAACCATTGACCGTTCTGCTGAGCTGTCAGCGGGCTTTTAA
- a CDS encoding BfmA/BtgA family mobilization protein, with product MPKYKTVNASEHDFAEFEKLAASHGLTNTALFSAMVNYFKVTKADPRDPKADNPTDAIKALDKRLISFIKEQEKKTLHPMKEALFELASSEGATRKHELRIVNNNVKKIIAHLRIDG from the coding sequence ATGCCTAAGTACAAAACTGTCAATGCCAGTGAGCATGACTTCGCCGAGTTTGAGAAGCTGGCTGCTTCGCACGGCTTGACTAACACAGCCCTGTTTTCGGCGATGGTCAACTACTTCAAAGTGACTAAAGCTGACCCCCGAGACCCAAAAGCGGACAACCCAACCGATGCTATCAAAGCATTAGATAAACGGCTGATTTCGTTTATTAAAGAACAGGAAAAAAAGACCCTGCATCCGATGAAAGAAGCCTTGTTTGAATTAGCTTCTTCTGAGGGTGCTACACGAAAACATGAGCTACGAATTGTGAATAATAATGTGAAGAAAATCATTGCTCACCTTCGAATTGATGGCTGA
- a CDS encoding dihydrofolate reductase family protein — MRKLVLFAHVSLDGFAADPNGSLGFLSYNQELQQFADELVKTVGAPIYGKNTYKLMAGYWPTVLADPTASQQELDHARWVEQIPKIVFSTTLPNADWHNTTLIRDNVVDKINQLKQQPGKDLVIFGSPGLAKSFMKLDLIDEYKLTLHPVILGEGIRLFGSTTPMNKLSLLESKTLGSGVVTLHYATR; from the coding sequence ATGAGAAAGTTAGTTTTGTTCGCCCATGTCTCCCTGGATGGCTTTGCCGCAGACCCTAACGGCAGTCTGGGTTTCTTGTCTTACAATCAAGAACTTCAGCAATTCGCCGACGAGTTGGTCAAAACGGTAGGCGCTCCGATCTACGGCAAGAATACCTACAAATTAATGGCAGGCTACTGGCCCACCGTTTTGGCCGACCCAACGGCCAGCCAACAAGAACTTGACCATGCGCGATGGGTGGAGCAGATTCCCAAAATCGTTTTCTCAACCACCTTACCTAATGCGGACTGGCATAACACGACGCTGATTAGAGACAATGTGGTTGATAAGATAAACCAACTTAAGCAGCAACCCGGCAAAGACCTGGTGATTTTCGGTAGCCCTGGTCTGGCCAAAAGTTTTATGAAGCTGGACCTGATCGATGAATACAAATTAACGCTGCATCCGGTCATACTGGGGGAAGGGATCAGGCTGTTCGGCAGTACTACACCAATGAATAAGTTGAGCTTACTAGAATCAAAAACGCTCGGGTCGGGGGTAGTTACGTTGCATTACGCGACGCGATAA
- a CDS encoding replication protein RepA, with translation MSTKKDLTPVAKRRTKLIYEAYQEEPDDREILFQSSVMAHCYLPRREPDLAPNEIWQAESGKFSLYVMPMPIRNPVTHELQYLGLPYGVKARIILSTLNTIALKSQNRIIEMPANSVTDFNSYMGFSEGGSQVNAVRDQVSRLASCVVRMTYDGAEGQQNINMPLVSGFTLFPEKNPEQLLLWPSQIELSEAYFHNLMEHAVPLAKSHLTALSNNATAIDWYTFLAHRLHRVQPNKPQFLAWQTVKDQFGGDYNRMVDFRANFKKVHRLVKSLYTDARVEEKGTRGLMLHFSQTPIPKKLSISELSPKL, from the coding sequence ATGAGCACTAAAAAAGACTTAACTCCTGTTGCCAAACGCCGTACTAAGCTAATTTACGAGGCTTATCAAGAAGAACCGGATGATAGAGAGATCCTGTTTCAATCTTCGGTAATGGCTCATTGCTATTTACCGCGCAGGGAACCCGATTTAGCGCCTAACGAGATATGGCAAGCGGAAAGTGGCAAGTTCAGCCTCTATGTGATGCCCATGCCTATCAGAAACCCAGTCACACACGAATTGCAGTACCTTGGCTTGCCATATGGGGTCAAAGCTCGGATTATCTTATCCACGCTCAATACAATCGCTTTAAAGTCGCAGAATCGTATTATTGAGATGCCGGCCAATAGCGTTACCGATTTTAACAGCTATATGGGTTTTAGTGAGGGTGGGAGCCAAGTTAATGCTGTTCGCGATCAAGTAAGTCGATTGGCATCCTGCGTTGTTCGTATGACCTATGACGGTGCAGAAGGACAGCAAAACATTAATATGCCACTTGTAAGTGGGTTCACGCTTTTTCCGGAAAAGAATCCTGAGCAGCTACTCTTGTGGCCTAGCCAAATCGAGTTGTCTGAAGCTTATTTTCACAACTTAATGGAACATGCTGTACCATTGGCCAAAAGCCATCTAACAGCCTTGTCAAACAATGCTACAGCCATTGATTGGTATACGTTCCTTGCGCACCGGCTACATCGCGTTCAACCCAATAAACCGCAATTTTTGGCATGGCAGACTGTCAAGGATCAATTCGGGGGTGATTATAACCGAATGGTTGATTTTCGAGCTAATTTTAAGAAAGTACATCGGCTAGTCAAAAGCCTATACACCGATGCACGTGTCGAGGAAAAAGGAACACGTGGATTAATGCTACATTTCAGTCAAACACCTATACCTAAAAAGCTATCTATCAGTGAATTATCACCTAAGCTGTGA
- a CDS encoding AAA family ATPase codes for MIFVLSGIKGGSGRSTISEHLTVWLARQGADVLLVDADEQGTASDFTAWREHTLDGNVGYTLVQLIGANLRKQVETMKPKYDHIVIDTGGRDTTSQRAALIISDVALIPIQPRSHDVWTLSKLTEMLSEIQATRIEPLIVHSFLNRADITSADNRETSEALASMPELGFVPHAIKNRKAYPNAGAKGLSVSEMEVPDKKAVAEIDELFNHITAYGRQPVTTEA; via the coding sequence ATGATTTTCGTTCTAAGTGGTATTAAAGGTGGTTCAGGCCGCAGCACCATTAGTGAACACCTGACCGTATGGTTAGCCAGACAGGGGGCCGATGTGCTTTTGGTTGATGCTGATGAGCAAGGCACAGCCAGCGACTTCACCGCATGGCGAGAACATACACTAGATGGTAATGTCGGCTATACGCTTGTTCAGCTCATTGGTGCAAACTTGCGTAAACAGGTTGAGACAATGAAACCAAAATACGACCATATCGTAATTGATACTGGTGGGAGGGATACCACCAGCCAGCGCGCTGCTCTAATTATTTCTGACGTTGCTCTAATTCCGATACAACCTCGTAGTCACGACGTTTGGACATTATCCAAACTGACTGAAATGCTTAGTGAGATACAGGCTACTCGAATAGAGCCGCTGATCGTTCATTCATTTCTCAACCGTGCTGACATCACCTCCGCCGATAACCGAGAAACATCAGAAGCCTTGGCCAGTATGCCTGAACTAGGTTTTGTTCCCCATGCCATTAAAAATCGAAAAGCATACCCCAACGCTGGAGCGAAGGGACTTTCTGTGTCTGAGATGGAAGTCCCGGATAAAAAAGCCGTGGCTGAAATAGACGAACTCTTTAACCATATAACAGCCTATGGCCGTCAGCCTGTCACCACCGAAGCGTAA